DNA from Lactobacillus sp. ESL0791:
ATTTATTTCTCACCGCTTACATTGATAAATATATCACATGATATAATAGAGGTTAAATAGCAAAATGTAATCAACAATAAGGTCTCGTTATAAAGGAACGCAATGAATCTCGATCATATTAAAATTTTTATCAACCTGGCAGAAACACTAAATTTTTCCAAAACCGCACGCTCGATGAGCATTTCACAGCCGGCTGTCTCACAAGCAATCAGATCCCTAGAAAATGAATTAGGGCTCAAACTATTCAAACGGACAAAACAATCTGTCAGCTTAACCGCCAGCGGGACAATCTTTTACAAGCAAGCAGTTCAAGGGATTAAGCTGCTGGACAAGGCAATCTATGAAAGTCGGCTAAATTATGAAAAAGAAAAAAGTTCATTAACCATTGGAATGACAGGCACCTCATTTGAATCCAACCTGCTGCCGACTCTAGTAAGAAATTATCACGCACTGCACAAAGATACTAATATCTATTTAGAATATTACGATCACAATGGTTTAAAGAAAAACTTGCTGGAACAAGCCTGCGATATTATTTTCACCACTCAAGACGATGTGGTTAATTACGCGGAGTTCAGCTATTTTCCGCTGCTAACGGGACACTTCAGTGTCGCCGTGCCTTCTGTTAATAGTTTGGTACAAAAAACGGTGATAAATCTTGCAGACTTAGACCATCAGCGAATAATCTTGTTTACCAACAGCTGGTGCCCGCCTGAACAATTAAAACTGCAAAACTTATTAAGAACAGAGTGTAAGCATTCAGAAATAATTACGGCATCAAATTTCGGCGTGGTCAACACCATGATTGAATCCGGGTTAGGAATAGCTGTGATGCCCGACTTCACTGAATTTGAAGATTATCCCTTCTTTAAAGTTATACCGCT
Protein-coding regions in this window:
- a CDS encoding LysR family transcriptional regulator; translated protein: MNLDHIKIFINLAETLNFSKTARSMSISQPAVSQAIRSLENELGLKLFKRTKQSVSLTASGTIFYKQAVQGIKLLDKAIYESRLNYEKEKSSLTIGMTGTSFESNLLPTLVRNYHALHKDTNIYLEYYDHNGLKKNLLEQACDIIFTTQDDVVNYAEFSYFPLLTGHFSVAVPSVNSLVQKTVINLADLDHQRIILFTNSWCPPEQLKLQNLLRTECKHSEIITASNFGVVNTMIESGLGIAVMPDFTEFEDYPFFKVIPLNYDVSLSYGAVSLKSALSPNAQNFAKWLTVNGHVLH